The following are encoded together in the Bradyrhizobium algeriense genome:
- a CDS encoding glycosyltransferase family 4 protein, with the protein MRADLPPRRRPIEGAGLNILLLTSEFAPAMGGIGTYAREIAAAASRLGAKVTVVAPDYARQTRDDDRALPFEVARFRGGLHSMRDLPRKIMLARRGVRGDRYDVVHAADWPFFIPVALSRWRTSARVLMTVHGTEINEAQTPLKRIAIRSAGVFGPRTEVVANSRFTETLFRERFTVDPARISAINLGVSEFWFGAPRKRREIRLAYRLPEDRLVMITVARITRRKGLHLTLAALSQLPDNLRQRITWLVIGPDGEADYVDELRRAAGQAACDIRFLGPQPNEAIRDLYAASDFFCLTGLPDTTGRVEGFGLVYLEAGAAGLPSVATEVGGVPDAVLADETGILVPPSVESISLAIAELAADRGLRAILAAGASAHARALSWERCAATTYGLAYASKRATADRAIGTVA; encoded by the coding sequence ATGCGCGCGGACTTGCCGCCGCGGCGCCGACCTATTGAGGGCGCCGGGTTGAACATCCTTCTGTTGACCAGCGAGTTCGCTCCCGCGATGGGAGGCATTGGGACCTACGCCCGCGAAATCGCCGCGGCCGCCAGCCGGCTCGGCGCCAAGGTCACTGTCGTGGCGCCCGACTACGCGCGGCAGACCCGCGACGACGACCGGGCCCTGCCCTTCGAAGTCGCTCGGTTTCGCGGCGGGCTCCACTCCATGCGCGACCTGCCGCGCAAGATCATGTTGGCGCGTCGCGGCGTTCGCGGCGATCGATACGACGTGGTCCACGCGGCCGATTGGCCGTTCTTCATTCCGGTCGCGCTTTCGAGGTGGCGAACCTCGGCGCGGGTATTGATGACGGTGCATGGCACCGAGATCAATGAAGCGCAGACGCCGCTGAAGCGCATCGCCATTCGCAGCGCCGGCGTGTTCGGGCCGCGCACGGAGGTGGTCGCCAACAGCCGCTTCACCGAGACGCTGTTCCGCGAGCGGTTCACCGTCGATCCCGCCAGGATCAGCGCGATCAATCTCGGCGTATCGGAATTCTGGTTCGGCGCGCCAAGGAAACGCCGCGAGATTCGCCTTGCCTATCGGCTGCCGGAGGACCGCCTGGTGATGATCACGGTGGCGCGAATCACGCGCCGCAAGGGGCTTCATCTGACGCTCGCTGCGCTGTCGCAGCTTCCGGACAATCTGCGCCAGCGCATCACGTGGCTTGTGATCGGACCGGACGGCGAAGCCGATTATGTCGATGAACTGCGACGGGCTGCCGGTCAGGCGGCCTGCGACATTCGTTTCCTCGGCCCGCAGCCGAATGAAGCGATCCGCGATCTCTACGCGGCTTCGGATTTCTTCTGCCTGACGGGACTGCCTGACACGACCGGCCGGGTGGAGGGATTTGGACTGGTCTATCTCGAGGCCGGAGCCGCCGGCCTGCCGAGCGTCGCGACCGAGGTCGGCGGGGTGCCCGATGCCGTGCTCGCCGACGAGACCGGAATTCTCGTGCCGCCATCGGTGGAGAGCATCTCGCTGGCGATCGCGGAACTGGCAGCCGACCGGGGCCTGCGCGCCATTCTCGCGGCGGGCGCCTCCGCCCATGCCCGCGCCCTTTCATGGGAACGCTGCGCGGCGACAACCTATGGCCTGGCCTATGCCAGCAAGCGGGCAACCGCGGACCGCGCCATCGGAACAGTGGCATGA
- a CDS encoding class I SAM-dependent methyltransferase: protein MIGTQPVLIDFAASIFERRMYDAENGSALQRDVSRRSMGSRLHRLTFGGNPVAVSNSTKFIDLLKRESRRPVVLVIGGGTIGLGADELYRDDCIELVGTDVYASPHTVLVADAHKLPFEDGVFDGVWVQAVLEHVLEPATVVAELHRVLRLDGLVYAETPFMQQVHEQAYDFSRFTQSGHRWLFRRFSEISAGPVGGAGVALAWSIRYFSRALGAGNKLSRLIVLPFFWIRYLDALGRGRAAADAASGFFFLGRRAEQAMDPHAMPEYYNRQK, encoded by the coding sequence ATGATCGGCACCCAGCCGGTGCTGATCGATTTTGCAGCCAGCATTTTTGAGCGCCGAATGTACGACGCCGAGAACGGCTCGGCGCTGCAGCGGGATGTCAGCCGCCGTTCCATGGGGTCGCGGCTGCATCGCCTTACCTTCGGAGGCAATCCGGTGGCGGTTTCCAACAGCACGAAATTCATCGATCTGTTGAAGCGGGAGTCGAGGCGGCCGGTCGTGCTCGTGATCGGCGGCGGGACGATTGGTTTGGGCGCGGACGAACTCTACCGGGACGATTGCATCGAGCTCGTCGGCACTGATGTCTACGCCTCGCCGCATACCGTGCTGGTGGCGGACGCTCACAAATTGCCGTTCGAGGATGGCGTGTTCGATGGCGTCTGGGTGCAGGCGGTGCTGGAACATGTGCTCGAGCCCGCCACCGTCGTTGCCGAGCTGCATCGCGTGCTCCGGCTGGACGGCCTGGTCTATGCGGAGACACCGTTCATGCAGCAGGTGCATGAGCAGGCCTATGACTTCTCGCGTTTCACGCAGAGCGGTCACCGCTGGTTGTTCAGGCGATTTTCCGAAATCAGCGCCGGGCCGGTCGGTGGCGCCGGCGTGGCGCTGGCATGGTCGATCCGTTATTTCTCGCGCGCGCTCGGCGCGGGTAACAAGCTGTCACGCCTGATCGTGCTGCCCTTCTTCTGGATCAGGTATCTCGATGCGTTGGGCCGCGGCCGGGCCGCAGCCGACGCTGCCAGCGGCTTCTTTTTTCTCGGGCGCAGGGCCGAGCAGGCGATGGATCCGCACGCCATGCCGGAATACTACAACCGGCAAAAGTGA